In the Chryseobacterium sp. MYb264 genome, one interval contains:
- a CDS encoding PaaI family thioesterase, with protein MHYTEGKTKEEILHFLNSWGGEVTLAKNLEIKFIDIDLENETMTATMPVQPKVHQPFGILHGGASCVLAETMGSSLSNIFIDGSKYYGVGTNINSNHLRSKKDGIVTAMARFIRKGKSMHVSEIEIRDEKGKLINHTTMTNTIILR; from the coding sequence ATGCACTATACAGAAGGTAAGACGAAAGAAGAAATATTACATTTTTTAAACAGCTGGGGAGGTGAAGTAACTTTAGCTAAAAATTTGGAAATAAAATTCATCGATATCGATCTTGAAAACGAAACCATGACTGCAACAATGCCTGTTCAGCCAAAGGTTCACCAGCCTTTCGGCATTTTGCACGGCGGCGCGAGCTGCGTGTTGGCAGAAACAATGGGTTCAAGCCTGTCTAATATCTTCATCGATGGTTCTAAGTATTATGGAGTGGGAACCAATATCAACTCCAACCATTTAAGAAGTAAAAAAGACGGAATTGTAACCGCTATGGCAAGATTCATCAGAAAAGGTAAATCAATGCACGTATCTGAAATCGAGATCCGTGATGAAAAAGGAAAACTGATCAACCATACTACGATGACCAATACCATTATTTTAAGATAA